One segment of Macrotis lagotis isolate mMagLag1 chromosome 1, bilby.v1.9.chrom.fasta, whole genome shotgun sequence DNA contains the following:
- the MUC20 gene encoding mucin-20 isoform X1: MGTMGSLVRELGLLFFLHCVVGDTSRSSMVSSNTGPDVNSTDQLVKMNSTEITAVTPRGPTMSERISNPFRSIVLEENSGITKPPEIETVIIEEIIPFTVLAEFTDIADIASNTIEREGTPIENTALTETLTTVSPIIEATKLTSNSIDNSSTFDNTQEIETTTAVSLSIDYTNPEEETVSLEIGTSAETLGVADNNLQSKIITEETTLTGDITETVGTTAKTTSLPGTSVTINGSSEEGTSTLLNTIFFSGTSVSSSSAEEESSASVETLTETDTITMVLSTTGETSNAVETLDTTGHTVETTDKMTTNTLNTIYIPTTEETTAVFTEVPTVMYSTEERSTITKFITTAEFSDKGTEGTTPGHDGGFLLFRLVVYSSLDLTDFKVAKEFLNKFHQDLQVQVPYTQISLMRVTRD; the protein is encoded by the exons ATGGGCACAATGGGCTCCCTGGTCCGAGAACTGGGCTTGCTTTTCTTCTTACACTGTGTGGTGGGGGACACCAGCAGGAGCAGCATGG TCTCATCTAATACAGGTCCAGATGTCAACAGCACCGACCAGTTAGTGAAAATGAACAGCACAGAAATAACAGCAGTGACTCCAAGAGGACCAACCATGTCAGAGAGAATCTCAAACCCTTTTAGGAGCATTGTCCTTGAAGAGAACTCCGGAATAACTAAACCCCCAGAAATAGAGACTGTCATCATAGAAGAAATAATACCTTTTACAGTCCTGGCTGAGTTCACTGATATAGCAGACATAGCCAGCAACACCATAGAAAGAGAAGGAACCCCAATCGAGAACACAGCCCTTACTGAAACTTTGACTACAGTCAGTCCAATTATAGAAGCCACTAAGCTGACAAGCAACTCTATTGATAACTCCTCTACATTTGACAACACCCAAGAAATAGAGACAACTACAGCTGTATCTTTGTCTATAGACTATACCAACCCAGAAGAAGAGACTGTAAGCCTTGAGATAGGTACCTCTGCTGAGACCTTAGGTGTAGCTGACAATAATTTACAGTCAAAGATCATAACTGAGGAGACAACCTTAACTGGTGACATCACTGAAACAGTTGGGACTACAGCAAAGACCACCAGTCTACCTGGGACTTCAGTGACAATCAATGGCTCTTCAGAAGAAGGGACCTCGACCCTCttaaatactattttcttttctgggaCATCAGTTTCATCTTCTTCAGCTGAAGAAGAGTCGAGTGCATCTGTAGAGACCTTGACAGAAACTGACACAATCACCATGGTGTTATCAACAACAGGTGAAACTTCTAATGCAGTCGAGACCCTCGATACCACAGGTCACACTGTGGAAACTACAGACAAAATGACAACTAATACCTTGAATACAATCTATATTCCTACCACAGAAGAAACCACAGCTGTCTTTACTGAGGTCCCAACTGTTATGTACTCCACAGAGGAAAGGTCAACAATAACCAAGTTCATTACCACTGCTGAATTTTCGGATAAAGGGACTGAAGGGACAACTCCAG GTCACGATGGAGGCTTTCTCCTCTTCCGACTGGTTGTATATTCCTCCTTGGACCTCACTGATTTCAAGGTGGCAAAGGAGTTCTTGAACAAG TTTCATCAGGATCTGCAGGTACAGGTCCCCTACACCCAAATCTCCTTGATGCGGGTCACCAGGGACTGA
- the MUC20 gene encoding mucin-20 isoform X2, with the protein MGTMGSLVRELGLLFFLHCVVGDTSRSSMGPDVNSTDQLVKMNSTEITAVTPRGPTMSERISNPFRSIVLEENSGITKPPEIETVIIEEIIPFTVLAEFTDIADIASNTIEREGTPIENTALTETLTTVSPIIEATKLTSNSIDNSSTFDNTQEIETTTAVSLSIDYTNPEEETVSLEIGTSAETLGVADNNLQSKIITEETTLTGDITETVGTTAKTTSLPGTSVTINGSSEEGTSTLLNTIFFSGTSVSSSSAEEESSASVETLTETDTITMVLSTTGETSNAVETLDTTGHTVETTDKMTTNTLNTIYIPTTEETTAVFTEVPTVMYSTEERSTITKFITTAEFSDKGTEGTTPGHDGGFLLFRLVVYSSLDLTDFKVAKEFLNKFHQDLQVQVPYTQISLMRVTRD; encoded by the exons ATGGGCACAATGGGCTCCCTGGTCCGAGAACTGGGCTTGCTTTTCTTCTTACACTGTGTGGTGGGGGACACCAGCAGGAGCAGCATGG GTCCAGATGTCAACAGCACCGACCAGTTAGTGAAAATGAACAGCACAGAAATAACAGCAGTGACTCCAAGAGGACCAACCATGTCAGAGAGAATCTCAAACCCTTTTAGGAGCATTGTCCTTGAAGAGAACTCCGGAATAACTAAACCCCCAGAAATAGAGACTGTCATCATAGAAGAAATAATACCTTTTACAGTCCTGGCTGAGTTCACTGATATAGCAGACATAGCCAGCAACACCATAGAAAGAGAAGGAACCCCAATCGAGAACACAGCCCTTACTGAAACTTTGACTACAGTCAGTCCAATTATAGAAGCCACTAAGCTGACAAGCAACTCTATTGATAACTCCTCTACATTTGACAACACCCAAGAAATAGAGACAACTACAGCTGTATCTTTGTCTATAGACTATACCAACCCAGAAGAAGAGACTGTAAGCCTTGAGATAGGTACCTCTGCTGAGACCTTAGGTGTAGCTGACAATAATTTACAGTCAAAGATCATAACTGAGGAGACAACCTTAACTGGTGACATCACTGAAACAGTTGGGACTACAGCAAAGACCACCAGTCTACCTGGGACTTCAGTGACAATCAATGGCTCTTCAGAAGAAGGGACCTCGACCCTCttaaatactattttcttttctgggaCATCAGTTTCATCTTCTTCAGCTGAAGAAGAGTCGAGTGCATCTGTAGAGACCTTGACAGAAACTGACACAATCACCATGGTGTTATCAACAACAGGTGAAACTTCTAATGCAGTCGAGACCCTCGATACCACAGGTCACACTGTGGAAACTACAGACAAAATGACAACTAATACCTTGAATACAATCTATATTCCTACCACAGAAGAAACCACAGCTGTCTTTACTGAGGTCCCAACTGTTATGTACTCCACAGAGGAAAGGTCAACAATAACCAAGTTCATTACCACTGCTGAATTTTCGGATAAAGGGACTGAAGGGACAACTCCAG GTCACGATGGAGGCTTTCTCCTCTTCCGACTGGTTGTATATTCCTCCTTGGACCTCACTGATTTCAAGGTGGCAAAGGAGTTCTTGAACAAG TTTCATCAGGATCTGCAGGTACAGGTCCCCTACACCCAAATCTCCTTGATGCGGGTCACCAGGGACTGA